A region of the Penicillium psychrofluorescens genome assembly, chromosome: 6 genome:
CTCTTGAGAACATATGGCTCACGTGAGCAATGACAcactctttcttccatcaaGATCTAGTCCCTCACAGATCATATAGAGAGATCCCATCAGCTAGTTCCACCATAGTAGCCAGACACAGGCGCCGCAATGCAATGGGCACCGGAGACCAGGTCATACAGGTCACAGCCCACGTTGGGGACATCAGGTGTTCCGAACTCAAAAAAGATGGCTTGAGTGCCATTGAATCTGAAATACGCATTGTCATATCCGTCGGTTGAGCCACAGAGGGAATAATCCAGGGTGGAAGGATAGATATCTGTTCCTGTTAGCATGAATCTAACGAGCAGCTTCCGATTTACTAACCTGAGCAGTCGCCGTCATTGTTAGGAGCAAATGGTTCACTAACACCATAGCAGCCGTAGATAGTGTCACCGGAGGAGGTGCCTGCTTGGAGGTAACATTGGTCGTCGGGCGCGATGACTTCAATCTGCTGCGAGACAGCGAGGGCCGCGAAGACAGCAGTAGTTAGAAGGGAAGTCTGGAAATGCATTTTTGTTTGAGACAGATTTATGTTGTTGGACAAAAAGCCTGCGATGCACGTCTTCATTAATATTCTGGGCATGTTCCTCATTTTCCTTCAACTTCCACTCTCCTTCACAAAACATCTTACATGGGGCCAGGGAAGGATCCCTAGGCAGATGAAACATAGGTCGCCTAACCCTAAGGATATCAAAATAGTCAAAATAGTCACATACGTAGGAGGCTTAGCTCCAGAGAATGTCGCCGACTTCCAGAACGCAGTGGGGCGGGAGCCAGTCCAGCGGGCAAAAATCAATGCCGATGATAATGATAGTCATCGGCATTGAAAATAAGGTGCCTAAAATAGTGCCGGGTACAAGGAACGGCTAAAGCGACCATGCCTTGCCACACAGCCTTGCCATGTAGCCCCCAAAACATGACTCGCACACCCTACCGTGTTCCCCAGTGGCATCTAGAATTGGCGTCCATTCCGGTTATCCGCCCGCTGGTTCGCCCGCCTGCCCCTAGCGTCCCGACGATATACGGAGTTGGAACAGGGGAGGTCCGGTCTCTTATATCGGGGCAACCAGAGCAGAGATTACATGACGGTGTATTGGGGCGCTAAACCGGAAAAGGCAAAAATAAACACATTCAGTAGTTCACAGGTCCCAATATTACATTTGCTAAACGGATTACTTGGACTCCTCGAGAGCAAGGCTGTCCTGTTGCTCGTATCTTTCAAGTGATGCCGATCTTGTACAGTTGGCTGGGGTCGGCAAAATGTCTCGAGCGTGTAATAGTAAATGCCGTAGGAAACAATCCGGAAACGGTTGGAACCACAGTGACATCGTGACTATTGTGAATTTCGCATTAAATTTTTGTTTCGCCCTGGTCAATATATTTGCCAGCCTTGGTGATGGCAGGATATAGTTACAATGATCGTGGGTCTTATACCTCCGAAATTCATTTGTGTTCCTAAATAGAAAAGCAGGTACCTTGCGGCCGGGCAGATGGTTCTTAGCAACTAGACAGAAAATAATGTTCAGACATTAATGGGCTTACAAGAGCCATGTTCTATTTTAAATATGTAATCAATAGAGGTATTCGTGCCACATCAGCCAAAAAGCAACAACGCCTTCAAAACCTGGACAAACCCATTGCACCCAAGATAGTGAAGATTCAGGAGATGAGAATGCAAAGCGGAAAACAGACAACAAAGTTGTTCCTTTCAGACCTGCGACACCGAAAGAAAATTGACTCTCTTAGCAATCACGtcctcttcttgctgtcgCCAAACCTCCTCCAGGCTTGTCGTGTCACCTCCACCCTCAGCATAATGCCCCTTATACTCATGAGATCTGAGTTCATGACTAGGAAGATTTTCAGCCTCCGGGCAAGAATCACTGTCATCGTtgtcttcgtcctcgtctgGACCCTCCCCGACCCTGACGATTTTGTACGGTGCGGCGACCCGGACTTCGGAGTAGGACTCGGTGCCGACTA
Encoded here:
- a CDS encoding uncharacterized protein (ID:PFLUO_009138-T1.cds;~source:funannotate), producing MHFQTSLLTTAVFAALAVSQQIEVIAPDDQCYLQAGTSSGDTIYGCYGVSEPFAPNNDGDCSDIYPSTLDYSLCGSTDGYDNAYFRFNGTQAIFFEFGTPDVPNVGCDLYDLVSGAHCIAAPVSGYYGGTS